A stretch of DNA from Desulfovibrio psychrotolerans:
TAAATATAGCTGCTATGAAATTGCTGAATTCATTGTTTTCAGCATAAGACATCTACCTTTTATACCTTCTGATGCATTATGATATTTTTCTAATAACTCTGTAATTATTTCTTTTCTATTTTTCCACCATGCGGACGAGCGCATCTCTATTGGTAATAATTCGCAATCTACGTCAACATCATCACCGTATTTTTCCCAAATCAAACCAAAATATACGTCTCTGAGAGACGCAGGCAGCTTTACACCACACCATGGACAATAAAATATACATTGTACCGCAGCACATTCATCAATGATCACATAATACTCTCTAAGCACTTCATCATAGTGTATGTTTATACTATCATCTTGCAAAAAAGAGTCCATCCATTCACAACAGTGTTGGTTCATAACTTACTTCTTTATTTCACGTCCTACAACGTCACGTTTATACATCTTTCCAGAAACAGGATCCATTGACCCTAAATGCGCCCCTCGACTATTGTAGACCTCAATATCCCCATGAGTATAGTCCCATTGGCGGGACATGCTTACGCTCCCATGGCAACTATGATCGAAGGGAAGCAACTCTGGACGGAATACGTTTCAAAGCTGAACTAATCTGACAATTCTGGCCCGTCAAAAGGGACGACTGTCAGATCAAGCATGAACCACTACAGCTAAAGTGCTTCTTCTAAATCATTCACATAGGCCTTCACATAGTCAATCCACTCCGGTTCGGAAAGATCATTTCGACACTTCCTTTCAACATTGTAAATATTAATGTCTTTCAGTAAGATATATCCTCTCCCAGACTCGTAACTCACTTTTGCAAGTCTTCCCAAGTCACAATAAATACACCAACACATGAGCCCAAACCATTCGTCGAACTCTCCTTGATCTGCTGCCTCGATTGCATCCCACACAGTCCGAAGGGTGGGACAAACGAGATCACCAGCTGGATTTTTATAGCAATCGCTGACATCAATACGTTCTGGCCAACACTTTGCAACGTGTTCATACAATATTGAAAATTTCAAACTCCCTCCAGCTACTTATCAACTTTTATAACCTTACCATCTGCTCCAACAGTTATCTTCCGCGAAGGTTCAGCTGGCTTTCCTTTTATCAAACCAATCTTCCATTCTCCATTCTTATCAGTATGATCAGTATGACTTTTTGAATATATTGCTCCAGTTTTTTTATGCTTCCACAACCCCTTTGGAAGACGAATGAAACGATCTTGAAACTCCGGTGATGGTACCTCAATATACTCGCCCGGTTTTGCCGTCAGCGGATTCCGCTTGATCTCATTCATCAGGGGGGAATAATCAATCTCCCCACTCTGATCCGGCGTAACATGCGGTCCGTTCAGCTTGGAAAGCTCACCACTTTGGTCAGGGAACACCTCTGGCTTGTTGATATCATTATTGTCTACGACATCAAAGCCGCCAGGGGTAAGCGGTGGCACAGCAGGGGGGATATTGACAAGCAGACTGCTGTCAGGAAGGCTGACTCCTTCCCCAAACCCCGGAACCCTAATGAATTCACCAGAATCTGCTATAGCATAGGGGCGATTCAGCGCTTCATAGCTGATGGTGCCGTCAGAATTCAGCCTGTAGTAGAAACCCTTATCGCTTCTGCCATATGCGAGTTGGCCGGCTTCGTCCCTGCGTAAATCTTCAAAAACCATGTCTATGAAAACGCCGTCGCCAACCGGGACCCGGACAATCGCTTGGTTAGTTAACTCTTTGTAGCCGGGTATATATTTAATAGCAGACTCATTCGCGCCACTCCCTTTCAATGTGGCCTGCAGGCAAGAGGCTAACTGAGATGAATAGCTCGCGTCTGACGAGACAGTAAGAGCGCCTACTATAAGGGCAGTTGCCAACAGAATGGCGGCATCGTCTACCCCAGCCGCTGCATTCTGAATTCCAGGAAGCACAACATACGAAGTCCCACCAACCGTCACAATTTCAAGGCCATTTTTATTGAAGGAATCAGCCCAGTTCATGAACCGCTGAACACCTTCAGTGAGCTTGATCATTGCCCCAAGATGATCAAGCCCGCTGCTTCGTAATTGCGCATATTCATTTTCTAAAGATTCAGTTATTCCTTCAACATATTGCACCTTCTGCTCAAGCGACAGATTCTTGGAAAGGTCCATTGATTGTAGTGCCAGCGCAAGAGTATTCTGAAATATTTTGAGATCTTCCTTCCCCAAGGTTGGTGATGCCTGAAGCTTCTTGATCGCCTT
This window harbors:
- a CDS encoding DUF6980 family protein, encoding MNQHCCEWMDSFLQDDSINIHYDEVLREYYVIIDECAAVQCIFYCPWCGVKLPASLRDVYFGLIWEKYGDDVDVDCELLPIEMRSSAWWKNRKEIITELLEKYHNASEGIKGRCLMLKTMNSAIS
- a CDS encoding colicin E3/pyocin S6 family cytotoxin; its protein translation is MSRQWDYTHGDIEVYNSRGAHLGSMDPVSGKMYKRDVVGREIKK